Within Quercus lobata isolate SW786 chromosome 5, ValleyOak3.0 Primary Assembly, whole genome shotgun sequence, the genomic segment CAAAACAATCACAGGTAACAAACAAGTAAAAATAGCTAATCCAAATAATAGATAAAAAGTTTAGCTAAAATTTACTCTTCTCCAATCTTTATGCCCTGAAGGACCACAATAACCAAGCTCCTTTTTTATATCTGATACAACAAGAACCTTCAATAGAAGAATAGAATGAAAGAATATCAGCATATGCAATAGAAACTATAAAGTAAATTAAGTAATTGGAGAGATCAATCATGTGAATAAAATTCACCTTGTCAGCGGCTGCTTCCAGTTTATCACATACAGCTTTCATTGCCGGTACATAATCCCTCACATGTACATCCTCTTTTAcacattttccataaaaaccacCACCACTTGTATCATTTTCATCTGCATTCCCTATACTCTCTATGGTCTGTTCTTCCTTGGTAATCTCAATTTTTTGTTGGGAGCCCAATTGTTTTGCATAGCGATACAAGTACATTATATTGGTGATCACACATGGACTGTTTTTCAGATCCCCTTCATTGGAAGCTTCTTTTGTTCTTACAACTGCAGACTGCCTCACAATCAGTCCTTGACATTCAAGGTTCCTCACTATATAAAACAAATTCTTCCCTTCAATGCCAAATTCCTTGCCAAGTTGATTTTGTGTAATCCCATTTGTTCTGCAAGTACCCAATGTGTTTAATAATCATTCATCATCCTAAGTAACCAACCTACATTGTTCTCtcattttaataaaacaattataaaaatcaaCTAAGTCAATTAGCACAGCAAAATATAGACATTTCATTGTAAACACACAATCATCAAAGTCAATTGCAATTGCTTCAAAGCTTCCACTTTTGAGAGAAACACAGGTACACAGGGACTTTTGGCCCTACTTCAACTAGTTCAAATATATCATAAAATGAAGATTGAAAGAATCCAAAGGTGCTATTTTGCGGAAGAAATTTTGGCatttaaagatttaaaaaaaaaaatttgccaccAGAACCATACCATTACACAAAAACTAACTTCCTCATAGACCATTAACACATCAAAAAATTACCCATTCattataaaacaaacacacacacacacacacaccatcTAATTGAGCTGCACTCAAAAAAACCCACTTCACATTCAAGCACATATTCaataaaaccacataaaaacaaaaactttatgGCTTAAACTAACTTCCCCATAAGTCCATTAACACATCAAAAAAAtacccatttattaaaaaacacaCAGACACCCCATCTAATTGAGCTACATTCAAAAACACCCAATTCATagaaattttagcatttgcatcctaaaaatataaaattttcaccaGAACCACACTATATTTCCACCCCACAACTCCATtactaaagaaaaaggaaaaaaataccCAGTtcatataaacacacacacacatcatcTGAATTGAGCTACACTCAAAAACACCCACTTCACATTCAATCACATATTCaataaaaccacataaaaacaAGAACTTTATGGCTTAAGTAGACTACAAAAACTAACTTCCCCATAAGTCCATTAACACATCAAAAAAGTAtccatttaatataaaaacacACAGACACACCATCTAATTGAGCTACATTCAAAAACACCCAAttcatataaattttagaatttgcatcctgaaaatttaaaattttcacacaAAATTGTCACCAGAACCCACACTATATTTCCACCCAATAACTCCATtactaaagaaaaaggaaaaataccCAGTtcatataaacacacacacacacacatatcatCTGAATTGAGCTACACTCAAAAACACCCACTTCACATTCAATCacatattcaacaaaaaccaCAACTTTAACcacataaaaaccaaaaaaactttACAGCTAAACTAAACCATACCTAGCAATAGCAAGTCGTTCAAGGGCACGCCTTTGTGGTGAAGACATGTTGGCATTGGCGGATTGGACATTGTAGAGCCCAACAAAGTTGTCCCTCAAGTGCTCTTTAGCAAAAACCTTCAAATTCAGCTTCTGGGCATCTTCAAAAGACTGAATTGAAGGGTCAGAGGGAGAGTACGAGACACTGTGAGCCTGGAATTGGAGGGTTGGGACGCTTAAGAGCCTGACCCAGATGGCTTTTTTCACTCCTGGTGAGAGATCAAGGTTGAAGGAAGAAAGTAGAGGGCTGAGCTTGGTGTAAAGGGTCGGGAGAGTGACACCGTTTTGGCCCTGTGAACAGATTTCTTCAAGGGCTGAGTTGAGGATTGAGTccattgaaaataaatagagagaaCATGTAGGAGAAAAgagagtgttttttttatttcattgattCAATGAAATAATTGAGGTTGATGATGGTGTGGTGTGGTGTGGTGTTAATGGCGGGACGAGTAGCGAAGGATTTGGCAGAAATAAAACCGTGTATTTCTAACTTCTTCTAAAACAAAGgcacataaacaaaaacaaaaaataaaaataaaaatgacaaaatttggtAAATATTTTAGTTACTGTTTcttaaatttttcatttaagtTTGATCCAcgtgaaaaaagaaatttctacCTCATGATacatataagaagaaaacatCAGCAACCGTACTTAAATGCTGTACTGTACAagtcttgaaaaaaaaaactgtgaatCATTGGTGTTTGGGTTTGGGGGGAAGGACATAGATGAGTGggctttgattttgggttggtgTGGCTCAGGCAAATTGGGCTCTAAGCTGCGCCTTGTGTCAAAAGGTCCAAAAAAAGGTTTACTGTAAATGCTGAGTGAGAGAAGACTTCCAACTCTCCTAAAAGTCCCCCCAAAAAAGGCCTATTATCGCACAAAATAAGGAAATTAGGCCTATACCGTATAATGATCTCAAGCTTTGAGatccttttgttttgttgtttagGTTCTACCGTTCTactaggggtttttttttttttttttttttttaattaaaaccatatttttttttcagaattttgggaaatttaatcaaaattctgcattattcatattttttttcaagaaaagtATACGGGTAAAACTTTGTTCTCTAAGttccttttttaaaattcagtcatgtgacaatacttaactaaaaatatagTTCTATCTCATAAGAAAAAAGTCACTTGACTGAATTTTAATAGGGAAACATAAGGAATAGCacctaagtattgtacctaaattttgtccaaaatatattatattataaatccTATAATTAATGGAATGCAAgtttaactcaattgataaaatctctgatggttgaataagaaatctgaaAAATATCAAGCTTGCACTGATTCTAAAGGAATGCAATATCAAGGGTGTTTTCTTGGGGAGGAGATATCACTTGATTATTAAACAATAATTGTAATGATTTTCTGTTTTTAGCTTGGAGTAATGATATGAAGACCTATGGACACAATTTAAGAAAGATTGTGCATGTTTTCTCTTCAATTGCATATGTCATATGAATATCTGCACTCTTAGCTTGTAGGGAGGGCtatttgctaaaagaaaaaaattgcttcCTTCATCAAACCATAAGGTAATTGCATTGTtcctcaaggaaaaaaaaaaacaaaaaaactccAACTAAGCTTCTTATTGAATGgcaattgttggaaaaatatgTTTCCAATTGACTtggaaaaatatgtttttctgaGTGAACGCAATTGGCCATTGCTTTTGTTTAAGGTTCAGGACATATTAGAAAAACGagtattgttttgtttaatgTCAAGGCCGATTTAGTAACATCATGTCCATTGTCAACTCAAGATCCAAtgacatattttttatttcttcaatTCATATAGTCAGTCAAGGTTAATTTAAATCCATTGATAGCAACTCATATTATTCTACAAAACTAATGGTGGTATATATCTTCGGAGATTGTTGACTTCAGGAAACTTTTGAATCACACACCTCATCCAAGGATGAAACACTGCTTCAGCCTTCAAGGAAGCAAACATGTACTAATGCACTAACGAGTTAAGTGGATATGTGCCAAACTATAACAAGattttgtgctctttttttaatttttttacatcaaTAGTTGatgtttttgttagaaacatCAGGAAGTGCTAGTTAAATCATAAGAAATTTGACATTGATTTGTGCGATTTAAAACTTGGaccaatcaaattttttatccttttttttttcttcagaaatatatatttttaactttgAACATAGATAGGATGGGTCATTGTTATGATAGAATCTAAAATGATGTTTGCTgtatcaacaaaaaaacaaaatgatgtTTGCTTGATTGAAATcctaaattaccaaaaataaaataaaaataatagttagTTAGTTATTAATGATCTTTGTAGCTAAATAATACTTCTCTTAGTTTAAAATAAAGTGATAGTTGTTGTTCATTTTGTGTTCAGTCATTCTCATTCCTCACATAACATCTAACATAAGAAAAGAAGCAAATTATGATAGTAGAAACATCATTTTCATTATTAACAAATTACGGCAATGATCATAAAGAAATTCATATCATTAGACTTGTGGAGAATTATATCATACATAATTGTTTACAAAGCGATATTCCATAGTTAATGGGATCATGAGAAAGTTTATAGacacacaaaaattttcacactCGTTAATGTGATAAATTGTAagtagtaaataaaaaagtgatatcaatggtgaattcaaataaaaatcagtATAAATTTGTTAACTCAactattgtgaaatttattgtgccTATAGCATTGTTTTTGTGATCACGTGTCTATAAATCCCACaagttacaaaaacacctttttttaatggaaaaaaaaagaaaagtatgaaaGGTAGACTAAAATGACTTTCTTACTTAGGCATTACCATAGTAACATCTAAATCCGATCATGCAAGTAAGAAACCAGTGAACCATAACTGTTTTCTAAGCCCTACGATTACACTAGTAAACATTGTGTCCGAGGCATGAAGTTTTTCTTAAGCGCTTTCCATTGTGGAATTTGAATCTAGGACATCCAACTCTTAAACCATTTGGGAGTAGGCCCAATAACCTCTAGGTCACCACCCTCCATGATACATGTTACAAGATACTATCTCTAGACTTATTGCCAACACAAACGACAGTCGTTTCATTTCTTGATGGACAAAACTCATCACTGCCAAACCTCAGATCAAACGGCCTATAATATGGTCCTCAAACCCCCCAATGAACGGCCAGGATTATCTCAGTGGACAATCCCACGTGGCCATCCCATTTTTGTATCACAATCATAtccacaacacaacacaacacaacacacacacaaacaaaacatgtcctGTGTGCTGTGTCTTGCACAACATACAAATCTTTCCTCACCACCAGACAATGAATGAACCGCAAGTACTGCAGGTGTGAAGTAAACGAGGACCTGAACCAAgactaagaaagaaaaaaaatatctctaTTTTACACTCTTATATTAAACAGCCTTACAAAAAGACACACagagagatagatagatagagagagagagtactgtCAATCAAATCTTTGCACAAACTCTCTCTCAAGTCTCTCTCTGTTACCTTCATGATTTCAGGGCCTCCTTCTTCTATCTGCTCAGACCAAGATTTGATTCCTTTCCCATATTTTACTTTCTCTACAAAAGTCTCATTTTTACCTTCTCCTCAGAAAAATTCTGACTCTCTCCTTCTGTTCAAACTCTCTGTCCCCTGAAATGGTACATGCTTTCAAggtaatccttttttttttttggttctttttcaTTATGGGAATTTTCTTTGATATTCTTTATTGTGGGGTTtatgagtttgtgtttttttctctatctgggttaaagaaattttttttcttgaatttccaatgcttttgttttattttgctttttctaGTTTAATATTTCTTAATGGATAATTCTCAAACCacttgttttccctttttccacTTGTGATTAATATGAATGTCTGtctatatataaacaattgCTTGTTTTGCAGTGTACAATTTGAACATCTGGGTATCATTTCTGTAGCAAAAAAGAAGATTtatgcaataataataattattattattaattttgttgtaattttaacgtaatttaatcaatttttttaaaattgttttcttggCTGAAGACTTTTCTTCTAGCATTGACTTGGTGGTCATCCAGATTCTTCTCCATTCAAAATCAGCAACttgggatttttatttttttattttttttgataaaacaaacagaaaaagtctgcttttttctttttttcggaaAAGGGGCTTGCTTTTACGTTACAAACTAATGCCCGTGTCTGGATTTTCTACTTCAATCATATTATGTTGACTCTTATGCTCCATTTTTCTTACCaactgtttggttgctgagaaactAAGGAAATAAAATTAGGCAAGAAATTTTGagtgtttggtttatgttgGTTCCACTGGAATTACATATTATATACATGAAACAAGCCAAATTCCTCTTAGGCAGAGCTGGGTGGgatattttgtttcaatggaatTCTGGGTACTAGAAAAATGcaaggtttgaattttttacttttatatactttttttagtTTCCTGCATTTTCTAAGAAACCAAACAGAGGTTAAGATTTCATAGTCTCTCATGTTTGCATTTGAGTTCTTTTCTCTCCCTTGGACATTATTTAgaaatctaataaaattatgggtattcattaaatttcaaaatgattttagcttatttcttgttttattcCTCCTTCTATGTTCATCATTAATGGTGTTTCCAATGCAGGGCTGGGGCTGGTTTTGATTGAATTGAAGTGTAATTGAAATGGATGGTGATATTTTTTCAAGCATAGGAAGTACAGCACAAGTAGATGGTAAGGTTTTGCAGACATTTCAGAAGAGCTTTGGGCAAGTCCAGCACATTTTAGACCAGAACAGGTTGCTAATCAATGAGATTAACCAGAATCATGAATCGAAAATCCCCGATAACTTGAGCCGAAATGTGGGATTGATTAGAGAGCTTAATAACAATATTAGAAGGGTGGTTGATCTCTATGCTGATCTTTCAAGCTCAGTTACCAAATCAGTGGATGTTTCATCAGAAGCAGACTCAGGTGGGAGTTTCAAATCCAATGGAAAAGCCAGCCAGAAGAGAATTAGATCCGGGTAATTGATCTAATGAAGATTTCTTTCGTATAGATTCTGCACACTTTCATTGTGGAATAAGAATGAGTATTTTAGTACCAGAAGCAAAGGATTTGATGATATTGTGTAACGCTTCCTATGTTAGTTATAATGTATTTGAGGCCTTTTGCTTCTGTTTAATTCTCACAGTTTCCAttgaaataacatttttttacaaaattgttattttaattcTGTGTGACTATGGTAACTTATTGGGAATCAAACAGGCTTCTGTTATTAAAAATCTTCAAGTTTGAGGTCTGTAATAATAAATGCTGGATAGTTCTATATTCCTTTATCCATTTACTTGGTTTTTACCTTGTCGGTTGTCTTAACCCATTAAAGTGATACTAGGgatatcacaaattttattacataaatctTAGAAAACTGTTATTATtacactattattattatttttgtatgtgttttaataagtattattgtttatttaaaaaaaaaatgctacactaataaataaataaaaaatgcaattcaagaattaatttattatgttgttgaagTAATACcagttatatttatttttacatattgtAAGTCTTTTGTAGTAAAACTAAAACAGcttaatcatttttctttttggaaaaatcATCCGTACTTTGTGTGATCATCAAGTATGGTTAGCAAAACCTTAGTTTTGAGTGGttaattttcattaattgaAGTTTGAACCAATAGCATATGCTGTTGAACTTAAACCAATTAACTTCATTGTTACATTTTGTAAGTCTCTTTTGTAATAAAAGTAGTAACAACTTTATCATTTTTCCTTTGGAAAATTTCATCCCTACTTTGAGTGACCATCAAGTATGATTAACAAAACCTTACTTTGAATGGTTAATTGTCATTAATTGAAGTTTGGACCAATAGCATATGACTTCCACAAAAATTTAGATTATCATAATGGCTTAAATATGGTTTTTGGAACTTTTGGTATTTATAACTATATTTCACCACTAGTTTTCTTATCCATGATCTGCTTTTGATGGGGACTTTCAATGACCTACTTTATTCTTTTCCCATGTTTGTCAAAAGAGATTCCTTTTAGTGTCCTTACTCTCACCTTTGGTTGTGAATTGTAGTGGAGGTTTGGAATATACAGTCTtttaacacccccccccccctctatTTAGCAAAGATCTATGTGTTTATGACCTCCTATATATCACTAACTTGCTTTATGTCACTGTGAAGAACTAAAAACATGCAAGTCTATAAAGACCCTTGAGAATTATTGGACTTTTGGACTGAAAGAGACAAATTGAGAAAGCAAAATTTGAGtgaaatgtttttgtttttatctgaGCACCACAAGTTTGGAATCTCATGTGGTGGATTGGTATCCTTTTGACTGATATTTTGTCCCAATTACTGGCATTCTCTTCAGTCTTgaatattcttaattttaaaatgatccATTGAGAAAattgggattaaaaaaataaaataaagaaagctCATAATACAGTACTTGAAGAGACAAAAAGATGGTTACACAGCAGAAAAAGGGCCCAGTAAAATTTTGAAGAGATGGGAATTCGCAGAAATTGCTTATCCTTTATTTGGGTTATTTAGGGATGTTTGGTAGAATAGTTTGAGAattattgtttgaaattttttgaaatacatatagataaaaaaatgtatgtaatattatttaaaatatgaaaatatgagTTTCAACTTACTCACCAAACAAGCCTGCTCTGTCTCACTAATTTCATATTCCTCTGAAGTTTTTAATGTtgggaaaaattttgtttttaaacccTGCATTTTTAACACACTATTTGATGGTGGTACCTCTGTTGGTGGACCCAGTACCTTTGGTTttatctcttttgtttttttcttagaaGCACTTATATCCTTTCTAGATTTAGTTGGAAGACCCATGTGGATGATTGCTTTATATGGTTAGTGCTTTCTTGTTTGTCCCCCCTTCTCtacttcaaaaacaaaaaaaacaaaaaaacaaaaaaaaatctggttTAGAATTTGACCTAGGTATTAACCTAAGAgggtttgggattttttttgctaatttattgaaagtatgTAAAATTGTAGGTgtatttggggaaaaaaaaaatggcgagaattataaaatttatacataaacaaataagttaaaataagtttctagataaaaagctagtttttaagttttttttttttttttttgataaactagtttataagtttttcttgtgtgatatatgattatatgatttcTCATctcttgaaataaaaataaataattgttttgaTGGAGTTTTCCTTTCTATCTCTGACAGATATTGGTTGTTGATACATGATTCAagctattaatattaatttctttttattctatttGTTATCTTATTGTCTTTATTACAattaccaaattaaaaaaaagactgcaagtacaaataattaaaaaatgatgaatcCGCTCTTAGAAATCAATCATTCAATCTTCAAAATGATTAGTACAATGTTCAAGGTAATACCAATATTCATTtgggaacaaaaaataataaaatattttaagtgaAAATACGAGATATTTTGTTCTACCATAAagaattgtttgattttttattttttcatttcaaaaaatttacacGATGCACAAGGAAAAGCATTTGACATTCATTGGTTGTTAAGGGCATCTTGAAAATGTTCAGGtttaaatataactttttagtTAAGTTTTGAATTAGTGACTACTTTCAAGGGGAGTAGCGATGGCATGCAATAAAAATGGGTTAGATCTAACCACTGTCCACGTTGGTAGAGGTACATTCTCCCATGTACATTAATCCAAGTCAAATGGCCAAGAAAGGCTACACAATCCTAGACTTTCTAAGAACTTATTCTAAAAACATGATTgacttttcttctaaaaaaacaaaggcCTTCTCTAATCTTAAGAttcactttatatatattttgatccTTGGACCAATGAAACAATGCAAAATGGAATGGTTGCTGGCTAGCAATATAGATGACTAACATGTAATACAGCTGAATTCCTCCAGATCACACAATAAAAAGGCTTTAATAGGTTATCAGATTAACTAATTGAATATATACTTTGGTTAATGTACTCTCTCAAGTCGAGCAAATTAGATCTCTTGAACTTGGGGACAGACCAAGACAAATCAAACCTGGAGTGCCAGATCATGTGAAAAGAGATAATGCTTTTAATTTACTACTTGCATTTTTAACAAATTGCAGCATAGCAATAGCATctctttcaattattatatgTTTAACATGTTACTATGTAGTGGATTACAAGTACTTAAATTTGTTGTACTTTAGCAATATGGgacaaaattgataaagaaaggCACTATTATATTTGgaaaagataaaggaaaaagggaatCTCAAGAGCTTTGTGATAAGGATGGGAAAGaagatttgattttaaaaataacatggGCTTGTTTTACAAATGAAGGGAAGAAATCAGACAGCAAGGAATGTAAAGATTGTGTCCGTACATAAAACATTTTTGATTTTTCCCTAATTTTCTCTTTCCTATCATATTGTTGATTATTAAGAGAGGAAAGAGTATGTGTCAATGTGGGTGCCCCCACCCAAGGTCTCAAATCTAAACTCATTTATGAAAACttattgaaaattctagggagATAATTCTTACCCACGTAGGACCTACATTGTAGATGCTACCTTTTCTTGCCAATGCTTATTTGTTTAATCCATATCTTAAGCATTCTCTTAAAATCTCCAAAAACAAACAAGAGGATAATCATATGTTACTTGTTATCCAATGCATCTTCTGTGAATTCTCCGCACTACATATGCCTTAGTTGCATGAGAAAGCATCTTGCAATAGTGCAATGTTACTTTTAAGGTGTCATATGATGCTAATAAAACAAAGACATTTAAAGACAAGATGATTCATTCTGAAAAGAATCATCTCCAATTGAAATCTTCCAAGTTAATTTGTTTTGTAcatttaaaaaatctaatgaTGTTGGAAGACTCATGTAAATCACACAAAATTGAATAAATGTCACGTGTCTCAC encodes:
- the LOC115988502 gene encoding protein ELF4-LIKE 4-like, with translation MDGDIFSSIGSTAQVDGKVLQTFQKSFGQVQHILDQNRLLINEINQNHESKIPDNLSRNVGLIRELNNNIRRVVDLYADLSSSVTKSVDVSSEADSGGSFKSNGKASQKRIRSG